Sequence from the Egibacter rhizosphaerae genome:
GCTGCGCGGCGGCCTTTCCTGACCCGACCCGAGAACGAGAGGCGGCGCCGTGAGCGACACCCCGACCGAGCCGGGCCCCGTGGAGACCTTCGTGCACGCCCTGCGGGAGGCCGGGAGCGAGGCGGTGTTCTCGGTCCCCGGTGGCGGGGTGAACCTCGCGATCGGCGAGGCCGCCGTCGAGGCTGGGATGCAGTACGTGCTCATGCACGGCGAAACCGCTGCCTGCATCGCCGCCGGGGTCAGTGGCAAGGTGCGCGGCGGGGTCGAGCTGGCCAGCGTGACGCGCGGGCCCGGCGCGGCCTCTGCGGCCAACGGCGCGGCGCAGTCGACCCTCGACCGGTTCCCGCTCGTGTTGGCGTGCGACACGGTGCAGCAGGACCAGCGGCATCGGGTACGCCACCAACTCGTGGATCAGCAGGCCCTGTTCGCGCCCGTCACGAAGGCCACCGGGGTGCTGGGCCGCCAGATGGACGGCCGCCGGTTCGCGGAGGCGTGCGACGAGCACGCACGCGGATGGCCTCCGGGAGCGGTCTACGTCGAGGTGGACGCCTCCGCCCCGGGCGCGTTGCCGAGCCCACCGGAAGAGGTGGTGGCCACGCCGCTCCCGATCGACGCCGCCCACCGGCTGGACGAGGCCCTCGACCTGGTGCGCCGCGCCCGACGCCCGGTGTGGCTGGTGGGCATCGGCGCGCTCGAGTGGGCCGGCGAGCTGCGGAGCCTCCTCGCGGACACGCCCTGCCCGGTGCTCACCACCTACCAGGCGAAGGGGCTCGTTCCCGACACGTGGCCGCAGACGGGACCGCCCTTCACGAACGGGCGACCGGAGCACGACCTGCTCGAGCGGGCCGACGTGATCTGCGCGATCGGCCTCGATCCCGTCGAACCCCGCGGCGGGCCCTGGCCCTACCGGGCACCGGTCGTGACGATGAGCCCGCAGCCGCTGGACAGCGCCTACTTCGGGGCGACGGTCGACCTCGTCGGATCGCCCGCCGAGGTGCTGCACCCGTTGGTCGACGCCGCACGCGACGCCGACTGGCACGGCGCCGAGGGGGAGGACGCGCGCGAAGGCTTGCGCCGAGCGGTGCGCGAGGCCACGGGCGCGCATGCCGCCGGCAACGGCGGTCGCGGGTCCGGGGCCGCTCCGGCCGGGGCGGGACTCGCGCCGCAACGCGTCGTCGACGTGGTCGCGGCCGCCACCGGGCCGCGGTCTCGGATCACCGTCGACGCGGGCGCGCACATGCTCGCGGTGATGCCGCTGGTCG
This genomic interval carries:
- a CDS encoding thiamine pyrophosphate-binding protein, which encodes MSDTPTEPGPVETFVHALREAGSEAVFSVPGGGVNLAIGEAAVEAGMQYVLMHGETAACIAAGVSGKVRGGVELASVTRGPGAASAANGAAQSTLDRFPLVLACDTVQQDQRHRVRHQLVDQQALFAPVTKATGVLGRQMDGRRFAEACDEHARGWPPGAVYVEVDASAPGALPSPPEEVVATPLPIDAAHRLDEALDLVRRARRPVWLVGIGALEWAGELRSLLADTPCPVLTTYQAKGLVPDTWPQTGPPFTNGRPEHDLLERADVICAIGLDPVEPRGGPWPYRAPVVTMSPQPLDSAYFGATVDLVGSPAEVLHPLVDAARDADWHGAEGEDAREGLRRAVREATGAHAAGNGGRGSGAAPAGAGLAPQRVVDVVAAATGPRSRITVDAGAHMLAVMPLVEAHEPLDVLISNGLSTMGFALPAAIGAARAEPERPVVCFTGDGGLGMCLAELETLARLQLNVTVAVLNDRKLSLIDVKASPRAAGLRLADYSEMAFARVAEGCGVPATTVDRESGLVDAVSGGPAGPRLLDVRVDPAHYRDIMDASR